Proteins encoded in a region of the Podospora pseudopauciseta strain CBS 411.78 chromosome 6, whole genome shotgun sequence genome:
- a CDS encoding hypothetical protein (COG:G; EggNog:ENOG503NUTZ) — translation MSKRSWQDITGVTHSTPSPLSLFVDSSVNPPPPTMAPRPPLSENRSMSILNKALAGGYAVPAMCCYNIESIIATVKAAEAARSPAMVLLFPWAIQYAGDALVKAAAEAAHSASVPVSLHLDHCQTPELVRRAADIPDAFDSIMCDMSHYEKEENLKLTAELVQYCHERGIAAEAEPGRIEGGEDGVAETADLEGLLTTPEEAEEFVATGIDMLAPAFGNVHGEYGPRGIQLEYDRLDAINKKVGDRVRLVLHGADPFDEEIFRKCMAGGVTKVNINKGMNNHYAWTQEKMRGKPLTSVIEKGTEAMQVAIERYMHWLGSAGKA, via the exons ATGAGCAAAAGA TCTTGGCAAGACATTACTGGTGTCACTcactcaacaccatcaccactatCACTATTCGTTGACAGCTCAgtcaacccaccaccacccaccatggCTCCTAGACCCCCCCTTTCAGAAAACCGCTCCATGAGCATTCTCAACAAGGCCCTCGCTGGGGGGTACGCCGTCCCAGCCATGTGCTGCTACAACATCGAAtccatcatcgccaccgTCAAAGCTGCCGAAGCCGCCCGCTCCCCAGCTATGGTCTTGCTCTTCCCGTGGGCGATTCAATATGCTGGTGACGCTCTCGTCAAAGCCGCCGCTGAGGCAGCTCACTCGGCCTCGGTCCCAGTCTCCCTCCACCTGGACCACTGCCAGACACCCGAGCTGGTCCGCAGGGCAGCCGACATCCCGGACGCCTTTGACAGCATCATGTGCGACATGTCGCACTACGAAAAGGAGGAGAATCTCAAGCTCACCGCCGAACTGGTTCAATACTGCCACGAGCGCGGTATCGCCGCAGAGGCAGAGCCAGGGCGTATCGAAGGTGGCGAGGACGGCGTAGCTGAGACTGCTGACCTCGAGGGGCTGCTGACTACCCCCGAGGAAGCGGAGGAGTTTGTTGCCACCGGGATTGACATGTTGGCGCCGGCGTTTGGGAATGTGCATGGGGAGTATGGACCGAGGGGGATCCAGCTGGAGTATGACCGGCTTGATGCTATCAACAAGAAGGTCGGGGATAGGGTCAGGTTGGTGCTGCATGGGGCTGATCCGTTCGATGAGGAGATTTTTAGAAAGTGCATGGCGGGGGGGGTGACGAAGGTGAATATCAACAAGGGGATGAATAATCACTATGCGTGGACGCAGGAGAAGATGAGGGGGAAGCCGTTGACGAGTGTGATTGAGAAGGGGACGGAGGCGATGCAGGTGGCGATTGAGAGGTATATGCATTGGTTGGGGAGTGCTGGGAAGGCTTGA
- a CDS encoding hypothetical protein (COG:I; EggNog:ENOG503P012): protein MADQKPPVAFIGLGAMGFGMATHLIKQGYPVTGFDVWAPTLKRFEEAGGSTATTPAEAVLNKEHVVVMVATAQQAQSVLLDGPNAAVPKLPQRAVVLLCSTVPCDYVQALQVQLNSIGRNDILLIDSPVSGGAARAADGTLSIMAGMSAAALEKGRPLLAELSDPAKLYIVEGGIGAGSNMKMVHQVLAANQILGASEVMGFAERLGLDLAKAQKAVLESDAWNFMFEHRTPRIFTEFQPVASAVQIIVKDTSIITSEGRRSSFATPMTSAAEQIYFTAVGRGWAMDDDSSLVRLYTEGNGKVGPVYGAAESEEDKMALVLALMRGILLCAAAESLAFAHTVSLDLDQVLDLCVNAAGGSKVLEKLGPAIIKELGDAGDASSGESSLEDVFSGLSAAVEEAQRIKTPLYLGTQALSILQRVTQSKGTGSAGVVVKAWV from the coding sequence ATGGCCGACCAGAAACCACCTGTTGCCTTCATCGGGCTCGGAGCCATGGGCTTCGGCATGGCCACCCACCTCATCAAGCAAGGCTACCCAGTTACCGGATTTGATGTCTGGGCCCCAACTCTCAAACGGTTCGAGGAAGCAGGCGGCTCAACCGCCACAACACCAGCAGAAGCCGTCCTCAACAAGGAACATGTCGTCGTAATGGTGGCCACCGCCCAGCAAGCCCAGTCTGTTCTGCTGGATGGCCCCAATGCTGCCGTCCCGAAGCTTCCCCAAAGAGCCGTGGTCCTTCTCTGCTCCACCGTCCCCTGTGACTACGTCCAGGCTCTCCAAGTCCAACTCAACAGCATCGGCCGCAATGACATCTTGCTGATCGACAGCCCAGTCTCCGGCGGAGCCGCCAGAGCAGCAGATGGCACTCTTTCCATCATGGCAGGCATGTCTGCTGCTGCGTTGGAGAAAGGACGCCCGTTGCTCGCTGAGCTGTCAGATCCAGCAAAACTGTACATTGTCGAGGGTGGCATCGGTGCTGGCAGCAACATGAAGATGGTTCACCAAGTTCTCGCGGCAAACCAAATCCTGGGAGCAAGTGAGGTGATGGGTTTCGCTGAGAGACTAGGCCTAGATCTGGCCAAGGCTCAAAAAGCAGTGCTGGAGTCTGATGCTTGGAATTTCATGTTCGAGCACCGAACACCCAGAATATTCACCGAGTTCCAGCCTGTTGCCAGTGCGGTTCAGATTATCGTCAAGGAtaccagcatcatcacctcaGAAGGGCGAAGAAGTTCTTTTGCCACGCCGATGACAAGTGCAGCGGAGCAGATCTACTTCACTGCtgttgggagagggtgggcgATGGACGACGATAGCAGTCTCGTGAGACTCTATACCGAAGGAAACGGAAAGGTTGGGCCAGTTTATGGCGCTGCTGAGTCAGAGGAAGATAAGATGGCTTTGGTGTTGGCTTTGATGAGAGGTATCCTGCTTTGTGCTGCTGCAGAGTCTCTTGCTTTTGCGCACACTGTGAGTCTGGATTTGGATCAGGTCTTGGATCTTTGTGTCAACGCTGCTGGTGGTAGCAAAGTGCTGGAGAAGCTTGGGCCTGCCATTATCAAGGAGCTCGGGGATGCCGGCGATGCTTCAAGTGGCGAGTCGAGCCTTGAGGATGTCTTTAGCGGACTGAGTGCGGCGGTCGAGGAGGCACAGAGGATAAAGACTCCGTTGTATCTTGGGACCCAGGCGTTGAGTATTCTCCAACGTGTGACGCAATCCAAAGGGACAGGCTctgctggtgttgtcgtcAAGGCGTGGGTTTGA
- a CDS encoding H3K9me3 methyltransferase (COG:I; EggNog:ENOG503P012), whose amino-acid sequence MSSNLLDTIPPEGYSPHQQSKPACPTLYRSIPIPAPSRVFSSQHASHDRISSRASSTPVEQPHQLPKMEEAMKQHFFYHGKPDTDPSEAEKCHWCQIRSFKTHKKLPITIVNEAKGDERKEVLNPDFKFIDHSIPSDNVPIAGASFRTGCNCADDEQCMYSTCECLDEMAPDSDEDMSDAPPARGRRMQKFQYHHSGTKAGLLKSRILDSREPIYECHDGCSCSKNCPNRVVERGRTVPLQIFRTKNRGWGVKCPVDIKKGQFVDKYLGEIITSEEANRRRAESTVSDKKDVYLFALDKFSDPDSPDPLLRAPPFEVDGEWMSGPTRFINHSCDPNMRIFARVGDAVDKHVHDLALFAIRDIPAGEELTFDYVDGGLAEEDAGGLVPDDKKKDMTKCLCGTKKCRGFLW is encoded by the exons ATGTCATCGAATTTGCTGGATACTATTCCACCAGAAGGCTACTCACCCCACCAACAAAGCAAACCCGCCTGCCCCACTTTGTACCGCTCAATTCCAATCCCTGCTCCTAGTCGCGTCTTCTCATCGCAACACGCGTCTCATGATCGAATATCATCCAgagcatcatcaaccccagtCGAGCAACCTCATCAACTACCCAAAATGGAGGAGGCAATGAAACAGCACTTTTTCTACCACGGAAAACCAGAC ACCGACCCCTCAGAAGCCGAAAAATGCCACTGGTGCCAGATTCGTAGTTTCAAAACCCACAAGAAActtcccatcaccatcgtcaaCGAAGCCAAAGGAGACGAACGCAAGGAAGTCCTAAATCCAGACTTCAAATTCATCGACCACTCAATCCCAAGCGACAACGTCCCCATCGCCGGGGCCTCCTTCCGCACTGGCTGCAATTGCGCAGACGACGAGCAGTGCATGTACTCAACATGCGAATGCCTCGACGAAATGGCCCCCGACTCCGACGAGGACATGTCCGACGCCCCCCCAGCTCGTGGCCGCAGGATGCAAAAGTTCCAGTACCACCACTCCGGCACCAAAGCCGGCTTGCTCAAGTCTAGAATCCTCGACAGCCGTGAGCCAATCTACGAGTGTCACGATGGCTGCAGTTGCAGTAAAAACTGTCCGAACCGGGTGGTGGAACGAGGCAGGACGGTGCCGTTGCAGATCTTCCGGACAAAGAATAGAGGATGGGGGGTCAAGTGTCCGGTGGATATCAAGAAGGGGCAGTTTGTGGATAAGTACTTGGGGGAGATCATCACCAGCGAGGAGGCCAACCGCCGGCGAGCTGAGTCGACCGTCTCGGATAAGAAGGACGTTTATTTGTTTGCTTTGGACAAATTTTCTGACCCGGATTCACCTGACCCGTTGTTGAGGGCGCCGCCGTTCGAGGTGGATGGAGAGTGGATGAGTGGGCCGACGAGGTTTATCAACCACAGTTGTGACCCAAATATGCGGATTTTTGCTAGGGTGGGGGATGCGGTGGATAAGCATGTTCACGATTTGGCGCTGTTTGCCATCAGAGATATACCGGCGGGAGAGGAGTTGACGTTTGATTATGTGGATGGCgggttggcggaggaggacgcCGGGGGATTGGTACCggatgacaagaagaaggatatGACGAAGTGTTTGTGTGGGACGAAGAAGTGTAGGGGGTTCTTATGGTGA